One Terriglobia bacterium genomic window, GTGGTATTGCTGAAAAACGAAACCGATGTAGCGCTTGTTGAGCTCGATACGGTCTTTCGGCTTCATCTTGTGGACCGCTTCGCTGAGGAAGTAAAACTCGCCCTGCCAGTTGCTGTCGAGCATTCCGAGGATTGCGAGCAGCGTGGACTTTCCCGCACCGGACGGCCCCATGATCGTGACGAAGTCGCCCTGTTTGATGTCGACGCTGATCCGGCGCAGGACGAATGTCTTGCCTGCAGCGGTCTCGTAGAATTTTTCCAGATTGCGAAGTTCGATCATATTTTCAGTGCGCAGTCTGCTCTTCCAGGAACGCCTCGTCGACGACACGACCGTCGAACAGATGGATGGTGCGTTCGGCGTAGCGCGCATAGCGCGGATCGTGGGTGACCATGCAGATCGTCGCTCCTTCGCGATGCAGTTCGCGGAGAAGGTCCATGACGGCTTCGCCGTTTCTGGAATCGAGGTTTCCTGTCGGTTCATCCGCCAGCAGGATAGCCGGCTGCCCGCCGAGAGCGCGGGCAACGGCGACGCGCTGCTGCTGACCTCCGGAAAGCTGCGACGGATAGTGCTTGATGCGGTGCGCCATCCCGACCTTCTCGAGCGATTCGAGCACGCGCTTCTTGCGCTCCGAAGAAGGCATGCCGCGATACGTCAAAGGAAGCTCGACGTTTTCATAAACCGTGAGATCGCCGATCAGATTGAACGCCTGAAAGATGAATCCGATCTCGCGATTGCGCACCCGCGCGCGTTCACTCATCGAGAGATCCTGAACCGGCTTCGCGTTCAGAAGGTACGCGCCTTCCGACGGGCTGTCCAGCAATCCCAGGATGGAGAGCAGCGTGGATTTTCCGCAGCCCGAAGGGCCGGAAATCGAGATGTACTCGCCGCGTCTGATTTCAAGATCGACGCCCGCAAGCGCGTGCGTTTCCACTTCATCGGTCAGGAAAACCTTCTTCAGGCCCTCGAGATGTATGACATTGTCCATGGTCGTCTTCGCCCTCAATTAAGTCTCACGCGATCGTAGGCATCCCACGCGGACATATCCGACAGGATGACCTGTTCTCCCTCGTGCAGACCGTCCAGTACTTCGATTTGATTCACCGAGCTGCGCCCGAGTTTCACCTGGACTCGATGCGCTTCCCCGTTCGCCGTCACCTTGAACATGCCGACCGTGCTGTCCGCCTGCCCGTAGGCGGGACGGCCGACATACAGAACATCTACGAGACGTTCCAGGTCGATTGTTCCATCTACGCTGAGATCGGGCCGCGCAATTTTGGAATAATCCCCGATAAGATGCACATCGACCTTCACTTGTCCATTGACGGCAGCCGGGTCGATTCGGATGACCTGTCCCGGAATAATTCCGTTCCGGGTATCGATCGACGCCATCTGCCCGATGGTGACGTCCTTCACCTGAGTCTCCGCAATCTGCACTTCCGCTTTCAGCCTGCCGGGCTCCGCGACCTTCGCCAGAATTGTGCCGGGGGCGACGTGCTGACCGGCCTCCACCGGCACCTGTTGGACAATACCGACAGCGCCCGCCCGAACGTTGAGCTCGTCGAGTTGTTTCTTCCGCAGATCGTAGGCCGCGCGAAGCTGATCGACTTTCACCTGTTGAGCGGCGATTCGCGCTTCAGCCGACTGCGAGTTGACCGCAACCTTTTTCTTCTCCATTTCATTCTTGGCCGCCAGTTCACGAGCGGACTCCTGCGATTTTTTGAGAATCACGTCCGCGATCAAGCCATCCTTATTGAGCTCCTGGTTGGCTTCGAAATCCAGCTTGGCGCGGTTGTAGTCGCCTTCGACGCCGGCCTGCGCGGCCTGCTGGTTGAGGATATCGGTCTGGAGCGTCGCCCGAAGGTTCGCGAGATCGGCTTCGGCGCCTTTGACCGCGAGTTCCGCATCGGTGGCGCGCTGGAGCACATCGGGACTGCTGAGAACCAGAATGATGCTGTTGGCGGAAACGCTGTCGCCGGCACGGGCCTTGACCTCTTCGATGATGGCGTCCTCGGTCGCCGGGATCCAGCGAACTTCTTCGGGAACCAGAGTTCCAATGCCGTGCACCTGCCGCAGCATTTCTCCGCGCTTCACCGTGTCCCGCCAGACCGTCGCGCTGTCGACCGAAGGCGCGGCGGGCTTCATGCGCGACAGACCCAGGCTGACGGCGGCGATCGCGATCAGCGCGAGAATCAAAAGGACCGCGCGCTTGATTTTCTTATTCCGCGCTACGGACTGTGGACGTGCAACATCCATAATTCCCTCCCGCGGCCAGTTTCTCGATCTCGATATTATTCTTTCTCAATGTTCTTCCTACAGCCCTATCGTAATCGACAAGGGCTTTCGAATAATTGACGAGCGCCTGAATGTGCGTCGTCTCGGCATCGGTCACATTGCGCTGCTCCTCCAGAACGAACCGGAGCTGCGAGATGCCGAGCTGAAATTTTTTCTGCTCCGCCTCAAGCTGCAGACCGGCCAGTTCCAAGGCTTTTTCCGCCGCGGCGATCTGGGCCTTGTTCATGATGACGGCCGTCTGGGCGTTGCGGACTTCTAATGCGATCTGCTGCGCGGTCTGCGTCCGCTTCGCCTGCAACGCATCTTTCTGGGTAACCGCCCGGGCATTGTCGGCGCGAGCGGCTTTGTTGGTGAGCGGAATCGAAATATTGAAGCCGACCGAGTAGCCCGTGTAGTTATAGCCGAACAACTGTCCGAATGCATTGCCCAGGCCGCCGTTGATCACCGAAACGATATCGGACCCGCCCAGCCCCGACCGGATCGTTTGAACGCCCCCGACACCGCTCTGGGTATAACTGCCGCCGACGGTCAGATTCGGCAGCAACTGATTCCTGGTGTACTGGACATCGATATCGCTGTTCTGGAGCAGCACATCCAGCTGCCGCATTTCCGGCCGGCTTTCAAGCGCGGATTTGATGGCATCGCCGATGGGCATGAGGTCGTCATCCTGCGGCTGGCGGGGCATCTCGATCGGATTGATTTGCGCGGAGACCAACGCCGGGTCGCCAAAACTCGTGATGATTTTCTTGACCTGGTCCTGGGTCTGATCGGCGACGTACGTGGTCGTGACCATTTGAACTTCACGCTGCGCGACCTCCGACTCCGCCTGAACGACCTCGATGCGGGCCATGGTTCCGATCTGCACCTGCCGTTTGTTGTCGGACAGCGTCTTCTGCGCCAGATCGAGCGCCGCCTTGTGAACCTTGATATTTTCGCGCTGGTAGACGAGGTCCCAATACATCTGCTGGGCCGCAGTCACGAGATCGATGGTCTGCATCTCGAAACCAATGTCCGACATCTTCTGGTTGTTTTTCTGGATGCGGATCAGATGCGAATTGATATTGCGGCCGAAGTTCTGCAGCAATGGCTGGAGAGCGGAATAGGTGACGTTGCCCGAATAGTACGGGTTGAAGGTGCTGAAAGCGCTATTCGACGAATTGCGATTCACGTTCAGATTGACGCTCAATTGGGTGCCGGCCTGAAGCGTCTGGCCATAGCCGATCGAGTAATAATGGCTGAGCGAACTCAACGAACTCGCGCCACTGAGCTGCGATGCCGAAGGCGTGGTGCTCCGCACCACTTGCCCTCCGACGTTCAACCTGGGCTCGAAAGGCAGGAACAGCGTGTTAACGATGTATTCCTGAGCAATCGGGTTGAACCGGTTCACCGTCACATCGAGATTGCTTGCCAGCATCAGGTGAACAATATCGGAAACCGAAAGCGGCAACGCCCCCTGCTGGACCATCGGCTGCCAGGGCTCGCCCGAACCCGGCGGATTCACGCCATACGGCGTGGCGAGGTTCAGCGGTTTGTAACGACTCAAAAACTGTCCCACCCAGTTGGATTGGGCAGACAGGCTCGTCGCGAATACGATGAGGAGGCCGGCGGCAATAAATGCTTTGATCTTCAACATGCCGAGTTCCCTAAAGCACCCATAAAACCATTCCGATCTGCTGGATTATCAACGACGTAGCTGCTGATCCTCAGCCGCAGGTGTCCGCTATTGGGACGGCGGTTCGCGGGACCGAACAGTCTCCAAACCCCTTCCCGACGTAAATATACGTAAACAGCGGCAAAAGAGTTTGGAACGAAACTCGCGAATGAAGGCGCTTCGATACGGCCAGGGAATTCTGTATCCTTCACACGTCATGAAGACTTCTTCACCTCGCGTTCTGATCGCCGACGACCAGACGGATGTACTGGAAGCCCTCCGGCTTCTCTTGAAGTCCGAGGGTTATCAGCTCGAGTCCGCGAGTTCACCGTCCGCTATCATCAGCGCCCTCGACGCCCGCGACTTCGACGCGGTCCTGATGGATCTGAACTACACGCGGGACACAACGTCGGGCGCCGAAGGCCTTGAAGTTGTTTCACGCATCCATGGCATGGATGCGACATTGCCGGTCGTTGTGATGACGGCGTGGGGCAGCATCGAACTTGCGGTCGAAGCGATACGGCGCGGGGCGCGGGACTTCGTACAGAAACCGTGGGAGAATCCGCGGCTTCTTACGATTCTCGGCACCCAGGTCGAACTCGGGCGCAGCCTGCGCAAAGAACAGCGACTCGAAGCGGAAAACGAAATACTCCGGGCTGAGGGCCGGCCGGCATTCATTGCGCAGGCGCCGTCGATGCAGCCGGTGCTGCAGCTCATCTCCCGCATCGGGCCTTCCGACGCCAACGTGCTCATCACCGGCGAGCATGGCACCGGAAAGGAAGTCGTTGCAAAAACGCTTCATGCGCTATCGAATCGCGCATCGACACTGATGGTGACCGTAAACGTGGGAGGCCTGCCGGAGGGTGTGTTCGAAAGCGAGATGTTCGGGCATGTCAAGGGAGCTTTCACGGATGCCAAAACCGACAGAGTGGGACGGTTTGACCTGGCGGACGGTGGGACTTTATTCCTCGATGAAATTGCCAACGTTCCCGTGAATCAACAGGCAAAGCTGCTTCGCGTCCTCGAGACCGGAGAGCTCGAACGCGTGGGCTCGTCGAAGACGCATCGAGTGGACGCGCGCATCATCTCTGCGACCAACGCCAATCTCGGCGAAGAGGTTTCGGCGGGACGTTTTCGCGGAGATCTCCTGTTCCGGTTGAATACGATCGAAATTCACCTGCCGCCGTTGCGCGACCGGCGCGAGGACATCCCCGCTCTGGCGGCGCACTTTCTCGGAGTGCATGCCGCCCGCTATCGAAAACAATTGTCGGGCTTCGACCAGGGAGCGATGCAGGCGCTGCTGCAGCACGCATGGCCCGGCAACGTCCGGGAACTGGATCATGCGGTTGAACGCGCTGTCCTGATGGCGCAAAAAACCGCAATCATGGCGGGAGATCTCGGTATCGGCGGCGGACGCGAGTCTTCGATTCCACAGGCGCGGCTCGAAGACATGAGCATGGAAGACGTGGAATCCTTCCTGATCCGGAAGGCGCTGGCGCGTTACGGCAACAACGTCAGCCAGGCCGCGAATGCCCTGGGATTGAGCCGCAGCGCGCTTTATCGGAGAATGCAACGGTATGGACTGTAGTCGCGGGCTTTAGCCCGCGGCTACAACAGGATTTGAAACGGTGTTACTCAAACTCGACGTCGACAAATCGCGACGACAGTTTCGTCTGAGTTACGAACGCCGCATTTTTGCGCTCGCCGTTCTGGCAGGCCTGCCCGGAACCGTCGTTGCTCTCATCCTTCTATGGACGGGATCGTTCACCTCCCAGCTGCAATGGACGCTCACAATTCTTATCGCGCTACTCTGGCTCGGCCTGGCGGGCGAAATCCGCCAGCGCGTTGTCTTTTCGCTGCAGACGTTATCGAACATTCTCGCCGCGCTTCGCGAAGGCGACTACTCCATCCGCGGACGCAACTCGCGAAACGAGGATGCGCTTGCCGAGGTCACCCGCGAAGTGAACGGCCTCGCCGACACGCTGCGCGAGCAGCGCATGGACGCCATCGAAGCGACGACGCTTTTGCGTAAGGTCATGGAAGAAATCGACGTCGCTGTTTTCTCCTTTGACGGCGAAGACAAGCTAAGACTGGTGAACCGGGCAGGCGAACGGCTGTTGAGCCAACCTTCGGAACGTTTGATCGGATCGAGAGCCGAAGATATCGGACTTGCCGGTCTGTTGCATGAGGGCGGAAATTCCCGCGTGATCGATGCCGCTTTTGCCGGCGGCTCCGGACGATGGGAAGTCCGGCGCAGCGTCTTTCGCCAGGGCGGGTTGCCGCATCAATTGCTGGTTTTTTCGAACGTCAGCCGGGCGTTGAGAGAGGAAGAGCTGAGAGCCTGGCAGCGCATCGTCCGGGTCATCGGCCACGAACTGAACAATTCACTTGCCCCGATTAAATCGATATCGGGAAGCCTGACATCACTGCTCGATAAAAAACCGCGCCCGGACGATTGGGAACAGGACATGCAGCTTGGTCTTGGCGTGATCGGCTCGCGGGCCGAATCGCTCAGCCGTTTTATGGCCGCATATGCGCAGCTGGCCAAGCTTCCGCCGCCGAAGTACAGGGACGTGGATGCCGGCACACTGGTCCGCCGGGTCGCCGGCCTCGAAAGCCGAATGAAGGTGGCCGTGGACGCGGGCCCGGACCT contains:
- a CDS encoding ATP-binding cassette domain-containing protein; translated protein: MIELRNLEKFYETAAGKTFVLRRISVDIKQGDFVTIMGPSGAGKSTLLAILGMLDSNWQGEFYFLSEAVHKMKPKDRIELNKRYIGFVFQQYH
- a CDS encoding ABC transporter ATP-binding protein, with the protein product MDNVIHLEGLKKVFLTDEVETHALAGVDLEIRRGEYISISGPSGCGKSTLLSILGLLDSPSEGAYLLNAKPVQDLSMSERARVRNREIGFIFQAFNLIGDLTVYENVELPLTYRGMPSSERKKRVLESLEKVGMAHRIKHYPSQLSGGQQQRVAVARALGGQPAILLADEPTGNLDSRNGEAVMDLLRELHREGATICMVTHDPRYARYAERTIHLFDGRVVDEAFLEEQTAH
- a CDS encoding efflux RND transporter periplasmic adaptor subunit, with the translated sequence MDVARPQSVARNKKIKRAVLLILALIAIAAVSLGLSRMKPAAPSVDSATVWRDTVKRGEMLRQVHGIGTLVPEEVRWIPATEDAIIEEVKARAGDSVSANSIILVLSSPDVLQRATDAELAVKGAEADLANLRATLQTDILNQQAAQAGVEGDYNRAKLDFEANQELNKDGLIADVILKKSQESARELAAKNEMEKKKVAVNSQSAEARIAAQQVKVDQLRAAYDLRKKQLDELNVRAGAVGIVQQVPVEAGQHVAPGTILAKVAEPGRLKAEVQIAETQVKDVTIGQMASIDTRNGIIPGQVIRIDPAAVNGQVKVDVHLIGDYSKIARPDLSVDGTIDLERLVDVLYVGRPAYGQADSTVGMFKVTANGEAHRVQVKLGRSSVNQIEVLDGLHEGEQVILSDMSAWDAYDRVRLN
- a CDS encoding TolC family protein; amino-acid sequence: MLKIKAFIAAGLLIVFATSLSAQSNWVGQFLSRYKPLNLATPYGVNPPGSGEPWQPMVQQGALPLSVSDIVHLMLASNLDVTVNRFNPIAQEYIVNTLFLPFEPRLNVGGQVVRSTTPSASQLSGASSLSSLSHYYSIGYGQTLQAGTQLSVNLNVNRNSSNSAFSTFNPYYSGNVTYSALQPLLQNFGRNINSHLIRIQKNNQKMSDIGFEMQTIDLVTAAQQMYWDLVYQRENIKVHKAALDLAQKTLSDNKRQVQIGTMARIEVVQAESEVAQREVQMVTTTYVADQTQDQVKKIITSFGDPALVSAQINPIEMPRQPQDDDLMPIGDAIKSALESRPEMRQLDVLLQNSDIDVQYTRNQLLPNLTVGGSYTQSGVGGVQTIRSGLGGSDIVSVINGGLGNAFGQLFGYNYTGYSVGFNISIPLTNKAARADNARAVTQKDALQAKRTQTAQQIALEVRNAQTAVIMNKAQIAAAEKALELAGLQLEAEQKKFQLGISQLRFVLEEQRNVTDAETTHIQALVNYSKALVDYDRAVGRTLRKNNIEIEKLAAGGNYGCCTSTVRSAE
- a CDS encoding sigma-54 dependent transcriptional regulator; this translates as MKTSSPRVLIADDQTDVLEALRLLLKSEGYQLESASSPSAIISALDARDFDAVLMDLNYTRDTTSGAEGLEVVSRIHGMDATLPVVVMTAWGSIELAVEAIRRGARDFVQKPWENPRLLTILGTQVELGRSLRKEQRLEAENEILRAEGRPAFIAQAPSMQPVLQLISRIGPSDANVLITGEHGTGKEVVAKTLHALSNRASTLMVTVNVGGLPEGVFESEMFGHVKGAFTDAKTDRVGRFDLADGGTLFLDEIANVPVNQQAKLLRVLETGELERVGSSKTHRVDARIISATNANLGEEVSAGRFRGDLLFRLNTIEIHLPPLRDRREDIPALAAHFLGVHAARYRKQLSGFDQGAMQALLQHAWPGNVRELDHAVERAVLMAQKTAIMAGDLGIGGGRESSIPQARLEDMSMEDVESFLIRKALARYGNNVSQAANALGLSRSALYRRMQRYGL
- a CDS encoding ATP-binding protein, yielding MLLKLDVDKSRRQFRLSYERRIFALAVLAGLPGTVVALILLWTGSFTSQLQWTLTILIALLWLGLAGEIRQRVVFSLQTLSNILAALREGDYSIRGRNSRNEDALAEVTREVNGLADTLREQRMDAIEATTLLRKVMEEIDVAVFSFDGEDKLRLVNRAGERLLSQPSERLIGSRAEDIGLAGLLHEGGNSRVIDAAFAGGSGRWEVRRSVFRQGGLPHQLLVFSNVSRALREEELRAWQRIVRVIGHELNNSLAPIKSISGSLTSLLDKKPRPDDWEQDMQLGLGVIGSRAESLSRFMAAYAQLAKLPPPKYRDVDAGTLVRRVAGLESRMKVAVDAGPDLAIHADPDQLEQLLINLIRNAADASLETGGGVHITWALTGRTLDIVITDDGPGISNTANLFVPFFTTKPSGSGIGLVLSRQIAEAHGGSLTLQNRKDARGCDARLQLRLS